The genomic window GGGGCGATCCCTGCCTCGAACATGTGTGGAATCTTTCGAGGGGAAAAACTCAATTTGATAAAAAAGCTCGTGTCTCGACCTACAAGATAGGGTGCAAACCGTCTCAATTTGATACTCGTTCAGGAACCCTGCAGATTTCTTGACGCCTGACGCGCGGCAAGGAAAAACATTCAGTTGCAATTTCCGCGCGGATCCTCCGACACTAACCATTCTCGTTTCTTTACATACTTTCAAGCTTGTCCAAGGAATTTTCAACATGCTCAAGGCCCAGGCTCCGGAACTTTGTTCTGGCAAGTCATCCAGTCAAGATCTAGCGTTAAAAGGTGCAGGAAGCCTGACCCCTGTTATCTAACACCACTTGGTGACAATACCAATGCTGTCATCCAAGTAGAGGTAAAAGGATAATCGACAAGAATTAAAAAGTTACAAGGATCATCAAGCTCAAGCACCAGGCGTAAAAACGTCACCTGACAGCAATCGAAATACAAGTCCATGGTGAGATTGCGAGACATAACAAATATTGACAAAACTGGGCAAACGCGATAAACAAATGCTAAAATAACCCGAGGAGACTGTACTCAGATCCTCCTTGTATGCCACCAGAACGCCCAGATGCCAACTAAACCGGCCAAactagcaaaaaaaaagacaaactgAATAAACGAACGAAAAGGCCGTCGAGTGTTCCAGAAACACTCCTAATGAGTTCGAATGCTGATGCTGAGATGAGTTGCTCCGTGATCGAGTCAAACAATGCCTGTTGGTGTATCTTGTGGAAGACGCGTGGTATCGTTAAATGCCATGGGATAACCAGAGCAGTTGCTCCATATTATGACGCCTAGGCGCCTCAAGTCAAGTTCATGCGACGGGAGGTGCCTGTTTCACTCCTCTCCTCCCCAACAGTGTCGCACCATCGAGGTTCAGTTCAAACGCTCCCTTCTGTCGGTTGCGATCCCTGACCTGCTGTCTCGCAGCAGCTGTCACCGCTGCCGAGTGCTGTCCATAGCCACGTTGCTGAGGCTCACCAACCGCCGTCGGGGCACCTTTGTTACTTTCACGCTCCCGACCACGCTGGGCTTCCTTTTCGCCACGGATATTGGCGTTGCGCATGCTCTGCTCCAGAGACTGGGTTGTATTGGCACCCGCTTTCTTGTGCGAGTACTCGCCACTCTCATCGCTATCGGCATCACGCATACTAGCATCCTCATCTTCCTCGTTGAGGTTGTTGAGGATGGCTGGCGCTCCACCAGCCTTGGTCCCAACCTGCTTGCGGCGCTTGCCTTCTTCCTCCTGTCGGTGCACGGCATAACCAACATCGAATACCTCGCGCAGGTTGACAGCACCAGGTGACCTAAAGTCGTACCGGCGATCGCCATCCTGTAGCCTTCCGGCGTCGAAAGCGCGGAGCATACCGTCCGGCGCGAATTTCTTCTCGTCGCGGGGTGTCGGACCCGAACCGCGAATCCAGGGGTGTGCTAGGAATTCAGTAATTGTAAAACGCTTCTCCGGATCGACCGTCAGGAGATGGCTGATCAAATCCTGTGCCGACTTGGAGATGTCATCCCACCATGGCGAGAGGAAAGTGTACTGGCCCTTGGCGACTTTCTCCGTAAGGATCTCGATGCTCTCATCGTAGAAAGGTGGGAAGCCACACAGTAGCGTGTACAAAACACACCCCAGGGCCCACATGTCTACCGACTTTGAGTAGCGCTCGTCCTTGACAATTTCTGGTGCGGTATAACCAACGGTGCCGCAGGGCGTCATGGTTTGGTTGTCCCATACGATCTTGGACAGACCAAAATCGGCAATCTTGATCTGGCCaatgccgccgccaccaacaCCCGGGATGAACTCGCCCTCATCGACCTTGTCCTCGTCGCCAGGCTGCTTCGGCTTCGGCTGCTTCGATGGTACGACTGGAATCGGTGAAAAGAGAATGTTCTCAGGCTTGATGTCTCTGTGTTGCAGGTATTAGGTCAGCATATGATGACATTGTAGTACATGACGTCAGAAGACGTCTCG from Pyricularia oryzae 70-15 chromosome 4, whole genome shotgun sequence includes these protein-coding regions:
- a CDS encoding CAMK/CAMK1 protein kinase, coding for MSTIQQLKNFIRHGKQARVANNYDESQKHDNSPPRHDPAPVKNMAPVSEPAFGGVPAHQPAPAAYSVQPGNDATNRAAQAGNVAAHHAEADQGVQHGIPKSKSKRIDESNIAKLVAEEAASKSKFPKYPGLEKWELLEKMGDGAFSNVYRARDLEGKMPGEVAIKVVRKFEMSSMQGNKHLHPDFKPKAPKAAERANILKEVQIMRQLDHPNIIKMVDFSESKQYYYIILELAPGGELFHQIVRLTYFSEELSRHVIVQVAKALEYLHEERGVVHRDIKPENILFSPIPVVPSKQPKPKQPGDEDKVDEGEFIPGVGGGGIGQIKIADFGLSKIVWDNQTMTPCGTVGYTAPEIVKDERYSKSVDMWALGCVLYTLLCGFPPFYDESIEILTEKVAKGQYTFLSPWWDDISKSAQDLISHLLTVDPEKRFTITEFLAHPWIRGSGPTPRDEKKFAPDGMLRAFDAGRLQDGDRRYDFRSPGAVNLREVFDVGYAVHRQEEEGKRRKQVGTKAGGAPAILNNLNEEDEDASMRDADSDESGEYSHKKAGANTTQSLEQSMRNANIRGEKEAQRGRERESNKGAPTAVGEPQQRGYGQHSAAVTAAARQQVRDRNRQKGAFELNLDGATLLGRRGVKQAPPVA